One stretch of Lemur catta isolate mLemCat1 chromosome 2, mLemCat1.pri, whole genome shotgun sequence DNA includes these proteins:
- the ASPHD1 gene encoding LOW QUALITY PROTEIN: aspartate beta-hydroxylase domain-containing protein 1 (The sequence of the model RefSeq protein was modified relative to this genomic sequence to represent the inferred CDS: inserted 1 base in 1 codon), with protein MKEGKGRHKVKQRPQKETEXAIVGMWKGNSPGGIQGAAMEGPGGELGGQGNWGLEDAPGLLAKASLPIMLPWPLPLASSALTLLLGALTSLFLWYCYRLGSQDMQALGAGSQAGGGPGGCSEAGRPSLRSSGEPGEGSRTEGLVSRRLRAYARRYSWAGMGRVRRAAQGGSGPRGGPGVLGIQRPGLLFLPDLPSSPFVPRDAQRHDVELLESSFPAILRDFGAVSWDFSGTTPLPRGWSPPLAPGCYQLLLYQAGRCQPGNCRQCPGAYRVLRGLRSFMSANTFGNAGFSVLLPGARLEGRCGPTNARVRCHLGLRIPPGCELVVGGEPQCWAEGHCLLVDDSFLHTVAHNGSPEDGPRVVFIVDLWHPNVAGAERQALDFVFAPDP; from the exons ATGAAGGAGGGAAAAGGGAGACACAAAGTGAAGCAGAGACCTCAGAAGGAGACAG GAGCGATAGTGGGGATGTGGAAGGGAAACAGCCCAGGAGGGATCCAAGGAGCAGCTATGGAAGGACCTGGTGGAGAGCTGGGGGGACAGGGCAACTGGGGTCTGGAAGATGCCCCAGGCCTCTTGGCTAAGGCCTCGCTGCCTATCATGCTCCCATGGCCACTGCCTCTGGCATCCTCGGCCCTTACCTTGCTCCTTGGAGCCCtcacttcccttttcctttggTACTGCTACCGTCTGGGCTCCCAAGACATGcaggccctgggggctgggagccaggctggAGGTGGGCCTGGGGGATGCTCTGAGGCTGGCAGGCCAAGTCTAAGGAGCTCTGGAGAACCTGGGGAAGGATCCAGGACAGAAGGCCTAGTGAGCCGTCGGCTTCGGGCCTATGCGAGGCGCTACTCCTGGGCTGGGATGGGCAGGGTGAGGCGGGCAGCGCAGGGTGGTTCAGGCCCTAGGGGAGGGCCAGGGGTCCTGGGCATTCAGCGCCCAGGCCTGCTTTTCCTACCAgacctgccttcctctccctttgTGCCACGGGATGCCCAGCGGCATGATGTGGAGCTGCTGGAGAGCAGCTTCCCTGCCATTTTGCGGGACTTTGGGGCTGTGAGCTGGGACTTCTCAGGGACTACCCCTCTGCCTCGGGGCTGGTCCCCACCCCTGGCACCTGGGTGCTACCAGCTCCTGCTGTACCAAGCAGGCCGGTGCCAACCCGGCAACTGCCGCCAGTGCCCAGGGGCCTATCGGGTACTGAGGGGGCTGCGGAGCTTTATGAGTGCCAACACCTTTGGCAATGCCGGCTTTTCTGTCCTCCTGCCCGGGGCCCGGCTTGAGGGCCGCTGTGGGCCCACCAATGCGCGGGTCAGATGCCATCTGG GCCTGAGGATCCCCCCTGGCTGTGAGCTGGTGGTGGGTGGTGAGCCCCAGTGCTGGGCTGAGGGGCACTGTCTACTGGTGGATGACTCCTTTCTGCACACAGTGGCTCATAATG GCTCCCCTGAAGATGGGCCTCGAGTGGTCTTCATCGTGGACCTCTGGCACCCCAACGTGGCTGGGGCAGAGCGCCAGGCCCTCGACTTTGTCTTCGCACCAGACCCTTGA